Proteins from a single region of Gemmatirosa kalamazoonensis:
- a CDS encoding serine hydrolase domain-containing protein: MMRRLAALLTAAFGLASSVARAQHVVGVRDARALRADSVFQRFDRTDSPGCALGVYQDGRILYARGYGMASLEHGIALSPRSVLDVGSISKQFTAMAMLMLQKEGKLSLDDPLRKYIPEMPAYADRITLRRALSQTSGLRDLYVMMGQTGRTFAGDTIDALRVITHSAEPNYEPGARYLYTNSGWILAAQIVYRLTGKTLDRFAEERIFGPLGMRDTRYLADVTTIVPNAAEGYAPRPDGGFRVARSTYDGAIMGAGAVHTTIEDFGRWLDNYDAATVGGRDIIETMTTVTPLNDGTPAVSGPTQAYAIGLNVGTLRGLRVVSHGGSWAGYRGHFLRFPDQRFAVATFCNLTTSGPDSLARKVAGIYLGDRMQPDSAALWTAALDAAPRGDVPTASLRALAGVWRNVERGEVRRTRLVGDTLFAVGAERTRMVPVEGGRFRVGSGTEFRFERDGDAAVPTRMIVRTTGETVTYTRADTAVLTPARLAEYAGRYRSDEVDATHTWTVENGRLVVYSDDRRLGALEPTYADGFTRGGAVIDVQRDAKGRITGFVVESGRVRHLRFTRVR; encoded by the coding sequence ATGATGCGCCGCCTCGCCGCTCTCCTCACCGCCGCGTTCGGTCTCGCGTCGAGCGTCGCGCGCGCCCAGCACGTCGTGGGCGTGCGCGACGCTCGCGCGCTGCGCGCCGACAGCGTCTTCCAGCGCTTCGACCGCACCGACTCGCCGGGCTGCGCGCTCGGCGTCTACCAGGACGGCCGCATCCTGTACGCACGCGGCTACGGGATGGCGAGCCTGGAGCACGGCATCGCGCTGTCCCCGCGCTCCGTGCTGGACGTCGGCTCCATCTCGAAGCAGTTCACGGCGATGGCGATGCTGATGCTGCAGAAGGAGGGCAAGCTGTCGCTCGACGACCCGCTGCGGAAATACATCCCGGAGATGCCGGCGTACGCGGACCGCATCACGCTCCGCCGCGCGCTGAGCCAGACGAGCGGGCTGCGCGACCTGTACGTGATGATGGGGCAGACGGGCCGCACGTTCGCCGGCGACACGATCGACGCGCTGCGCGTGATCACGCACTCCGCGGAGCCGAACTACGAGCCTGGCGCGCGCTACCTCTACACGAACTCGGGCTGGATCCTCGCCGCGCAGATCGTCTATCGGCTCACCGGCAAGACGCTCGACCGGTTCGCCGAGGAGCGGATCTTCGGGCCGTTAGGCATGCGCGACACGCGCTACCTCGCGGACGTCACGACCATCGTGCCCAACGCGGCGGAGGGGTACGCGCCGCGCCCGGACGGCGGGTTCCGCGTCGCGCGCTCGACGTACGACGGCGCCATCATGGGGGCCGGCGCGGTGCACACGACGATCGAGGACTTCGGCCGCTGGCTCGACAACTACGACGCGGCGACGGTCGGCGGCCGCGACATCATCGAGACGATGACGACGGTGACGCCGCTGAACGACGGCACGCCGGCCGTCTCGGGTCCCACGCAGGCGTACGCGATCGGCCTCAACGTCGGGACGCTGCGCGGGCTGCGCGTCGTCTCGCACGGCGGCAGCTGGGCGGGCTACCGCGGCCACTTCCTCCGCTTCCCCGACCAGCGGTTCGCCGTGGCGACGTTCTGCAATCTCACGACGTCGGGCCCGGACTCGCTCGCACGCAAGGTGGCCGGGATCTACCTCGGCGATCGCATGCAGCCCGACAGCGCCGCGCTGTGGACCGCGGCGCTGGACGCGGCGCCGCGCGGCGACGTGCCGACCGCGAGCCTGCGCGCGCTGGCCGGCGTGTGGCGCAACGTGGAGCGTGGCGAGGTGCGGCGCACGCGGCTCGTCGGCGACACGCTGTTCGCCGTGGGCGCCGAGCGCACGCGGATGGTGCCGGTCGAGGGCGGCCGCTTCCGCGTCGGCTCCGGCACCGAGTTCCGCTTCGAGCGCGACGGCGACGCGGCGGTGCCGACGCGCATGATCGTGCGCACGACGGGTGAGACGGTGACGTACACGCGGGCCGACACGGCGGTGCTGACGCCGGCGCGGCTCGCCGAGTACGCGGGCCGCTACCGGAGCGACGAGGTCGACGCGACGCACACGTGGACCGTCGAGAACGGACGGCTCGTCGTGTACTCCGACGACCGCCGGCTCGGCGCGCTGGAGCCGACCTACGCGGACGGCTTCACGCGCGGCGGTGCGGTCATCGACGTGCAGCGCGACGCGAAGGGGCGCATCACCGGATTCGTGGTGGAATCCGGGCGCGTTAGGCACCTCCGCTTCACGCGGGTGCGGTGA
- a CDS encoding alpha-glucuronidase family glycosyl hydrolase: MPRSARHTATALLTLLAVMAAPLRGQQPPAESGYDLWLRYVGVEDAALRRAYASRITHLVVQGASPSLRAAAGELERGIRGLLGAGVPVEAEVRGQGALVVGTPASSAIVRHLGWGRELDALGPEGFVIRSTRVADRPVTIIASSGDAGALYGAFHLLRLLQTGRPIDTLRVAERPRLARRMLDHWDNLDGTIERGYAGASIWRWAELPARIDPRLVDYARANASIGINGVVLNNVNADPRVLRADYLAKVAAIASALRPYNVRVYLSANFGAPLPPSSTPDAMKKWGGIGSLPTADPLDPRVARWWREKADEIYRLIPDFGGFLVKASSEGMPGPQDYGRSHVDGANMLAAALAPHGGVVMWRAFVYPKNADPDRVKRGYKEFVPLDGRFAANVFVQPKNGPLDFQPREPFNPLFGAMPDTPLMPELQITQEYLGRATHLVYLAPMWKEFLDADTHARGAGSTVARIVERAPNGTSGMTGIAGVANVGADSDWTGHHFAQANWYAFGRLAWDPSLPSDAVAEEWARMTWSNRPRVVRTVESMMLGSWEAAVSDMTPLGLSLTVDGQHYDPGLERREGEYWHADSLGIGYDRSSRGSDYVGQYHEPLRRLWDEPATTPPELLLWFHRVSWDFRLPNGRTVWAELVHRYDDGARYGDDLLASWRTLAGDVDARRWREVQDRLEQQRAHALRWRDASVAYFGCRSGRTRCGG, encoded by the coding sequence ATGCCGCGCTCGGCTCGCCACACCGCAACGGCGCTTCTCACGCTGCTGGCCGTCATGGCCGCGCCGCTCCGGGGGCAGCAGCCGCCCGCCGAGAGCGGGTACGATCTCTGGCTCCGCTACGTCGGCGTGGAGGACGCCGCGCTGCGACGCGCGTACGCGTCTCGCATCACGCACCTCGTGGTGCAGGGGGCCTCACCGTCGCTGCGTGCGGCGGCGGGCGAGCTGGAGCGTGGGATCCGCGGACTGCTCGGCGCCGGCGTGCCGGTCGAGGCGGAGGTCCGCGGGCAGGGCGCGCTCGTCGTCGGAACGCCGGCGAGCTCCGCGATCGTTAGGCACCTTGGCTGGGGGCGCGAGCTCGACGCGCTGGGGCCGGAGGGGTTCGTGATTCGCTCGACGCGCGTCGCCGACCGCCCGGTGACGATCATCGCATCGAGCGGCGACGCGGGCGCGCTGTACGGCGCGTTCCATCTTCTGCGACTGCTGCAGACCGGACGGCCGATCGACACGCTGCGCGTGGCCGAGCGACCGCGCCTCGCGCGCCGGATGCTCGACCACTGGGACAACCTCGACGGCACCATCGAGCGCGGGTACGCCGGCGCGTCGATCTGGCGGTGGGCCGAGCTGCCCGCCCGTATCGACCCCCGGCTCGTGGACTATGCGCGCGCGAACGCGTCGATCGGCATCAACGGGGTGGTGCTGAACAACGTGAACGCGGATCCGCGCGTGCTGCGCGCCGACTACCTGGCGAAGGTCGCGGCGATCGCGAGCGCGCTGCGCCCGTACAACGTCCGCGTGTATCTCAGCGCGAACTTCGGGGCGCCGCTTCCTCCGTCGAGCACACCGGACGCCATGAAGAAGTGGGGCGGCATCGGATCGCTGCCGACCGCCGATCCGCTGGACCCGCGCGTCGCGCGGTGGTGGCGCGAGAAGGCGGACGAGATCTACCGGCTGATCCCGGACTTCGGGGGCTTTCTCGTGAAGGCGAGCTCGGAGGGGATGCCGGGTCCGCAGGACTACGGACGCAGCCACGTCGACGGCGCGAACATGCTCGCGGCGGCACTCGCGCCACACGGCGGCGTGGTGATGTGGCGCGCGTTCGTGTACCCGAAGAACGCGGACCCGGATCGCGTGAAGCGCGGCTACAAGGAGTTCGTGCCGCTCGACGGCCGGTTCGCCGCGAACGTGTTCGTGCAGCCGAAGAACGGCCCGCTCGACTTCCAGCCGCGCGAGCCGTTCAACCCGCTGTTCGGCGCGATGCCGGACACGCCGCTGATGCCGGAGCTGCAGATCACGCAGGAGTATCTCGGCCGCGCGACGCACCTCGTCTATCTCGCGCCGATGTGGAAGGAGTTCCTCGACGCCGACACGCACGCGCGCGGCGCGGGCTCCACGGTCGCGCGCATCGTCGAGCGCGCGCCCAACGGCACGAGCGGCATGACCGGCATCGCGGGCGTCGCGAACGTGGGCGCCGACAGCGACTGGACCGGGCACCACTTCGCGCAGGCGAACTGGTACGCGTTCGGGCGGCTGGCGTGGGATCCGTCGCTCCCGTCCGACGCCGTGGCGGAGGAGTGGGCGCGGATGACGTGGAGCAACCGGCCGCGCGTCGTGCGCACGGTGGAGTCGATGATGCTCGGCTCGTGGGAGGCGGCGGTGAGCGACATGACACCGTTGGGCCTGAGCCTCACGGTCGACGGCCAGCACTACGACCCGGGACTCGAGCGACGCGAGGGCGAGTACTGGCACGCGGACTCGCTGGGGATCGGCTACGACCGCTCCAGCCGCGGCAGCGACTACGTGGGCCAGTACCACGAGCCGCTGCGCCGTCTGTGGGACGAGCCGGCGACGACGCCGCCGGAGCTGCTCCTGTGGTTCCACCGGGTGTCGTGGGACTTCCGGCTGCCTAACGGCCGCACGGTGTGGGCGGAGCTCGTGCACCGCTACGACGACGGCGCGCGCTACGGCGACGATCTGCTCGCGTCGTGGCGCACGCTCGCCGGCGACGTCGACGCGCGGCGATGGCGCGAGGTGCAGGACCGGCTGGAGCAGCAGCGCGCGCACGCGCTTCGCTGGCGCGACGCGAGCGTCGCGTACTTCGGGTGCCGGAGCGGGCGCACGCGCTGCGGCGGCTGA
- a CDS encoding PadR family transcriptional regulator, protein MGRDLLGGFEHLVLLAILRLDADAYAPAILDEIERTTGRAPAAGSVYVTLDRLEAKGFIRSRVGGETPERGGRPRRYVTVTARGLREVRAARAELSALWRGLETRLDGA, encoded by the coding sequence ATGGGACGCGATCTCCTCGGGGGGTTCGAGCATCTCGTGCTCCTCGCCATCCTGCGGCTCGACGCGGACGCGTACGCGCCCGCGATCCTCGACGAGATCGAGCGCACGACCGGCCGCGCGCCGGCCGCCGGATCGGTCTACGTGACGCTCGACCGACTCGAGGCGAAGGGGTTCATCCGATCGCGCGTCGGCGGCGAGACGCCGGAACGCGGCGGTCGGCCGAGGCGCTACGTCACCGTCACGGCGCGCGGGCTGCGCGAGGTGCGCGCCGCGCGCGCCGAGCTCTCCGCGCTGTGGCGCGGCTTGGAGACACGGCTCGATGGCGCGTGA